A single Aneurinibacillus migulanus DNA region contains:
- a CDS encoding HK97 gp10 family phage protein has protein sequence MKDFLKDLDSFVKQINRVADGELKRDMAVWLEATGFQFLEEIQREIIRLEVVDTRRLLTSFTKGDSGNVWQITKGGLSLEIGTNVDYARFVEEGHAQSRRWLPGRWEGGSFVYDKDAKTGMMLKAKWIEGRHYFDNALSIFEEIFGKSLERNLDHWIERLVGGRM, from the coding sequence ATGAAAGATTTCCTTAAAGACTTGGATTCGTTTGTCAAACAAATTAACCGAGTAGCAGATGGTGAGTTGAAGCGAGATATGGCGGTGTGGTTAGAAGCTACTGGATTTCAATTCCTTGAAGAGATACAGCGTGAAATTATTCGTCTTGAAGTAGTGGACACGCGTCGTCTGCTCACCTCTTTTACAAAAGGGGATAGCGGGAACGTTTGGCAGATCACAAAGGGTGGGCTATCACTTGAGATTGGAACAAACGTAGACTATGCACGCTTTGTTGAGGAAGGACATGCGCAATCACGCAGATGGCTCCCTGGTCGATGGGAGGGTGGAAGCTTTGTATATGATAAAGACGCAAAAACAGGTATGATGCTGAAAGCAAAATGGATTGAAGGACGGCATTACTTTGACAATGCGCTTTCTATTTTCGAAGAGATATTTGGCAAATCGCTTGAACGTAACCTCGATCATTGGATAGAACGATTGGTAGGTGGTCGTATGTGA
- a CDS encoding phage tail sheath family protein — protein MAGGTFQTGERKVRPGFYARFISAAQDRIAVAPRGTVILPLTLNWGRAKEFTTIEVEKDTMDKLGYDYNDPEMLLIREARKLAKKVKVYKLNKGEKAKGTFGTTSICTVEAINDGTRGNDITIVSQVNVLDTTKKDVITYVKGRQVDKQTQAEIESLVPNEWVTFSGTGAIEATAGTTLTGGTNGTVINADYTDFMTACETEFFDTIGFLSDDVTLKTTFVGFIRRLREDEGRKVKGVVAGYEADYEGIINVKNSVKLLDGTELTKERAVAWVAGADAGASITKSNTYQRYDGAVDAIPRYTNSEIIEAINKGEFVFVNDGEQVKVEYDINSLVTTGQDKNSRFKKNRVMRTLDAIHNDIKREIERNYIGKMNNNADGQAILKASVIGYLETLQNANAIQNLDKDADFVIDPVLSVDDEVHATIYVQPVDSMEKFYFTILVR, from the coding sequence ATGGCAGGTGGAACGTTCCAAACAGGCGAAAGGAAAGTGCGTCCTGGTTTTTACGCTCGATTTATTTCTGCGGCACAAGACCGCATTGCAGTAGCGCCACGCGGCACGGTCATATTGCCGTTGACGCTTAACTGGGGAAGGGCAAAAGAGTTTACTACCATTGAAGTCGAAAAAGACACGATGGACAAACTCGGATATGACTATAACGATCCAGAGATGTTACTTATCCGGGAAGCTCGGAAGTTAGCTAAAAAAGTAAAAGTATACAAATTGAATAAGGGTGAGAAAGCAAAAGGAACATTCGGCACAACTTCGATATGTACTGTGGAAGCAATAAACGATGGAACACGAGGAAATGACATTACGATTGTATCGCAAGTTAATGTACTAGATACAACAAAAAAAGACGTAATTACCTACGTAAAAGGACGCCAGGTAGACAAACAAACACAGGCGGAGATTGAAAGTCTTGTACCGAATGAATGGGTAACGTTCTCCGGAACCGGCGCAATCGAAGCTACTGCAGGTACAACCCTAACAGGTGGAACGAATGGAACAGTGATTAATGCCGATTATACAGATTTCATGACAGCGTGCGAGACCGAGTTCTTCGATACGATTGGATTCCTATCTGATGACGTCACGCTTAAAACGACATTCGTTGGATTTATTCGCCGCCTGAGGGAGGATGAGGGGCGTAAGGTAAAAGGTGTCGTAGCAGGTTATGAAGCTGACTATGAAGGAATTATCAACGTTAAAAATAGCGTGAAGCTACTGGATGGAACGGAATTAACAAAAGAACGGGCGGTCGCATGGGTAGCGGGTGCCGATGCAGGTGCAAGCATTACAAAATCCAACACATACCAGCGCTACGATGGTGCAGTAGATGCTATTCCGCGTTATACCAACAGCGAAATCATCGAAGCGATTAACAAAGGTGAATTTGTATTCGTTAATGATGGTGAACAAGTCAAAGTAGAGTACGACATTAACTCACTGGTGACTACAGGACAAGACAAAAACAGTCGCTTCAAGAAAAACCGTGTGATGCGAACGCTCGATGCGATTCATAACGATATTAAGCGCGAAATTGAACGCAATTATATCGGAAAGATGAACAATAATGCGGACGGTCAAGCGATTCTTAAAGCAAGCGTAATCGGCTATCTTGAGACCTTGCAAAATGCAAATGCCATTCAAAACCTTGACAAGGACGCGGACTTTGTAATCGATCCTGTGCTATCTGTAGATGATGAAGTACATGCGACCATTTATGTTCAACCAGTAGACAGCATGGAGAAATTCTATTTCACAATCCTAGTACGGTAA
- a CDS encoding phage tail tube protein encodes MPRYSERNTISAREGRLYLDGEELVNSIKFSISIKKKKVEAPILGKRIIGERTIGLEQPKGSITEYKATPRWLDMMTKYKDTGEEVYFTLMGVLDDVSAKRGTERIVVKECSIDELELMMFDSEGDIVKNEIPFSYSDYDVQEKLRYDFD; translated from the coding sequence ATGCCCCGTTATTCTGAGCGGAATACCATTTCGGCCCGTGAAGGCCGTCTATACTTGGACGGAGAAGAATTAGTCAACAGTATTAAATTCAGCATTAGCATCAAGAAAAAGAAAGTGGAAGCACCTATTTTGGGCAAGCGAATTATTGGAGAACGTACCATCGGGCTTGAGCAGCCAAAAGGTTCTATCACAGAGTACAAGGCAACCCCGCGCTGGTTGGATATGATGACAAAATACAAAGACACCGGGGAAGAAGTGTATTTCACGTTGATGGGTGTACTTGATGATGTATCGGCCAAGCGAGGTACAGAGCGCATTGTCGTGAAAGAATGCAGTATTGATGAATTGGAATTGATGATGTTCGATTCAGAAGGCGATATCGTAAAAAATGAAATTCCGTTTTCCTACTCTGACTATGATGTCCAGGAAAAGTTACGATACGACTTTGACTAA
- a CDS encoding phage tail assembly chaperone translates to MSDMNKLMQAFMKGNAKPVQERKFQNISDRYVDEKGNPIPFVMKAIPQSYVEEIRAKHTRTDREGNEKYDAVRANAEIAVKSTKFPDFTNPELLASYGEQDPIDLAKRILSIPGEYANWISAATEVNGYTKDFEELVEDAKN, encoded by the coding sequence ATGAGTGATATGAACAAATTGATGCAGGCATTTATGAAAGGGAACGCAAAACCTGTGCAGGAGCGTAAATTTCAGAACATCTCCGACCGCTATGTTGATGAAAAAGGAAATCCAATTCCGTTCGTGATGAAAGCCATCCCGCAGTCATATGTAGAGGAAATCAGAGCAAAGCATACACGTACAGACAGGGAAGGTAACGAAAAGTACGATGCAGTCCGAGCTAATGCTGAAATCGCGGTTAAATCTACAAAGTTTCCTGACTTTACAAATCCGGAGTTGTTAGCATCTTATGGGGAACAAGATCCGATTGACCTTGCCAAACGGATTCTATCTATCCCAGGGGAATATGCGAACTGGATTTCCGCTGCAACCGAAGTAAATGGTTATACAAAAGACTTTGAAGAATTGGTGGAAGATGCAAAAAACTAA
- a CDS encoding putative holin-like toxin — protein MTVFESLMLMIAFATLIVAILSFNQKK, from the coding sequence ATGACAGTATTCGAATCATTAATGTTGATGATTGCATTCGCAACACTAATTGTAGCTATACTGTCGTTTAACCAAAAGAAATAG
- a CDS encoding helix-turn-helix domain-containing protein, with protein sequence MIKCNLAVLLVERNLKMADVVRDTGIAKTTIRALYYNTSKGVQFDTLNTLCTYLNVTPGELMLYHPSEYQLIDVDMANIEDTFEAEFLWISKGKRTIYNVKAEVNVNGRDEEDEITDLRIEIIYPRNLYDELFDLPHIFSNDIDNEIVNSVLEYYVLADNPSISIYIDKYE encoded by the coding sequence ATGATAAAATGTAACCTTGCTGTACTACTAGTAGAACGTAATCTTAAAATGGCTGATGTAGTTCGGGATACTGGAATAGCTAAAACAACAATTCGAGCTCTTTATTACAACACAAGTAAAGGCGTTCAATTCGATACATTAAATACGCTATGCACTTATCTAAACGTGACACCTGGAGAATTAATGCTATATCATCCGTCTGAATACCAATTAATTGATGTTGATATGGCAAATATTGAAGACACCTTTGAGGCAGAATTCCTTTGGATATCCAAAGGAAAAAGAACAATCTACAATGTAAAAGCAGAAGTAAACGTAAATGGACGTGATGAAGAAGACGAAATAACTGATTTAAGAATAGAAATTATCTATCCTAGAAATTTGTATGATGAATTATTTGACCTTCCTCATATATTTTCAAATGACATAGATAATGAAATTGTTAATAGCGTCTTAGAATACTATGTTTTAGCGGACAATCCCTCTATAAGCATATACATTGACAAATATGAATAA
- a CDS encoding helix-turn-helix domain-containing protein: protein MIKSNLPVLMAERLLKVKHLSEETGISRTTLFSLYYGKGKGVQFDTLDKLCQYFGCTIGELLEYREDVS from the coding sequence ATGATTAAGTCCAACTTGCCGGTATTAATGGCAGAACGATTGTTGAAAGTAAAACATCTATCAGAGGAAACAGGAATTTCTCGAACAACACTTTTTAGCTTGTATTATGGAAAAGGAAAGGGGGTTCAGTTCGATACATTGGACAAACTATGCCAGTATTTCGGCTGTACCATTGGCGAACTTCTAGAGTATCGAGAGGATGTGAGTTAA
- a CDS encoding DUF559 domain-containing protein: MNATEVFQMIKNQCNPNCPSDFGEVFDIFFSSQSSNFVGGQGDKRRTTHENMFSMLYPHMKQQVHFGTGKGGLEEYLSKRFTADFYDEENNIIYEIDGDNHKTEIKILKDKIRDYFFYHELGIRTVRLTNQQVEEMMMEKLLELERKGLLSDVIRH; this comes from the coding sequence TTGAATGCTACAGAAGTCTTTCAGATGATTAAAAACCAATGCAATCCTAATTGTCCTAGTGACTTTGGAGAAGTATTTGATATTTTCTTCTCTTCTCAAAGTTCTAATTTTGTGGGCGGACAAGGGGATAAAAGAAGAACTACTCACGAAAACATGTTTTCTATGCTATATCCTCACATGAAACAACAAGTTCATTTCGGCACAGGTAAAGGAGGGTTAGAGGAATACTTATCCAAACGTTTTACAGCTGATTTCTACGACGAAGAAAATAACATTATTTATGAAATAGACGGCGATAATCACAAAACAGAAATTAAAATTTTGAAAGACAAAATACGGGACTATTTCTTCTACCATGAACTCGGCATCAGAACGGTGAGGCTAACTAATCAGCAAGTTGAAGAAATGATGATGGAAAAATTACTTGAGTTAGAGCGGAAAGGGCTGCTTTCAGATGTTATTAGACATTAA
- a CDS encoding ParB N-terminal domain-containing protein — translation MLLDINKIKVNDRIRKDFGNIEELAQDIKENGLINPPVVTPNYTLIAGERRLRACKHLEYQQIEVRVMTIRDYEHQLRMEISENENRKEFTFSERVEWARRLEEIERLKAKERMETGGQENFPEGQKGQVRDIVADQAGFGSGKQYEKAKFITENADDETIRRLDEDKISIHKAYTELKQKLQKSEQEKEKAEKQAAMLQKELKKEQSKPPKIIEREVTPQSVERKLQELEQQLKAKEAEIQKIEAQKRKVEDYMKMQERDAEEYRRMKEQLRFLSSQRDNLHRQIESATALSGLVVEIEHFLQTKLAPVKYSRAFERLDSQVALKNIEDIVANVEDWCKEIRSLLPNGNYIELEAIPYE, via the coding sequence ATGTTATTAGACATTAACAAGATAAAGGTGAATGACCGTATCCGCAAAGACTTTGGCAACATTGAGGAACTAGCGCAGGATATTAAAGAAAACGGATTGATTAACCCCCCGGTTGTTACTCCTAACTATACACTAATCGCCGGGGAACGAAGGTTACGAGCATGCAAACATCTTGAATACCAACAAATAGAAGTTCGGGTTATGACAATTCGAGATTATGAGCATCAACTCCGCATGGAGATTAGTGAAAATGAGAACCGAAAAGAATTCACTTTTTCTGAGCGTGTTGAATGGGCAAGACGTTTAGAAGAAATAGAAAGATTAAAAGCAAAAGAAAGGATGGAAACAGGGGGTCAGGAAAATTTTCCTGAGGGTCAAAAAGGACAAGTGCGTGATATCGTAGCTGACCAAGCAGGGTTCGGTAGCGGTAAACAGTACGAAAAGGCAAAATTTATAACTGAAAATGCTGACGACGAAACGATACGTAGACTTGATGAAGATAAAATTAGCATTCACAAAGCGTATACAGAGTTAAAACAAAAATTGCAGAAGTCGGAACAGGAAAAAGAAAAAGCGGAAAAACAAGCCGCGATGCTTCAGAAAGAATTAAAGAAAGAACAGTCAAAACCGCCAAAAATCATTGAAAGAGAAGTAACTCCACAGAGTGTGGAAAGAAAATTGCAGGAGTTGGAACAACAACTAAAAGCTAAAGAGGCGGAAATACAGAAAATCGAAGCTCAAAAAAGAAAAGTAGAAGATTACATGAAAATGCAAGAAAGGGATGCGGAAGAGTATCGGCGGATGAAAGAGCAATTGCGATTTCTTTCTTCCCAACGAGATAACTTGCATCGTCAAATTGAGTCAGCTACCGCACTTTCCGGCCTTGTCGTGGAGATTGAACACTTTCTACAGACCAAGCTAGCTCCTGTTAAGTATTCCAGAGCTTTTGAAAGACTTGATAGCCAAGTCGCTTTAAAAAACATTGAAGATATTGTCGCTAATGTAGAAGACTGGTGTAAAGAAATCCGTTCCTTGCTACCAAATGGAAATTATATTGAATTGGAGGCTATACCTTATGAATAA